From one Amia ocellicauda isolate fAmiCal2 chromosome 17, fAmiCal2.hap1, whole genome shotgun sequence genomic stretch:
- the LOC136712474 gene encoding G-protein coupled receptor family C group 5 member B isoform X1 yields the protein MASCSRWLALLLLLLSLLGGGSSQNSSTPRGCGLDLPARYAALCDLEAVWGIVLEAVAGAGALTAVLLGLVLLCRLPFIGEKEKRSSVGLLLLVLLGALGLFALSFTYIIQPDERVCIARRALWGVLFALCFSCLLAQGWRLRKLVRHGKSPGGWQLAWLALSLTLVQVIIAAEWLVLTVVREGKPACQYLPLDFTLASSYVLALLLAALALSTFSLCGKFRKWKRNGVCLVLTCLLSVLLWAAWVGFYLYGNEALGRSPLWDAPALAVALVSHGWVLLLFHAIPEVHCCVLPAPPPSAPDYFDTTQPPPRLRETSFDEDMPIPHRPYMENQAFSFDEHNAAGQARNTTQLSTPGQAPPHSLTTVAPDVNTLRAGGYRNGNMGPRPSAPFRSNVYQPTEMAVVLNGGTIPSAPPTYTGRHLW from the exons ATGGCGAGTTGCTCCCGATGGCTggccctcctgctgctgctgctgtccctgCTGGGGGGTGGCTCCTCCCAGAACTCCAGCACCCCCCGGGGCTGCGGCCTGGACTTGCCCGCCCGCTACGCTGCGCTGTGTGACCTGGAGGCGGTGTGGGGCATCGTGCTGGAGGCGGTGGCAGGTGCTGGGGCGCTGACCGCCGTGCTGCTGGGCCTGGTGCTGCTCTGCCGCCTGCCCTTCATCGGCGAGAAGGAGAAGCGCAGCTCTGTGGGGCTCCTACTGCTGGTGCTGCTGGGCGCGCTGGGACTCTTCGCCCTGAGCTTCACCTACATCATCCAGCCGGACGAGAGGGTGTGCATCGCCCGCCGCGCACTGTGGGGGGTGCTCTTCGCCCTCTGCTTCTCCTGCCTGCTGGCCCAGGGCTGGCGGCTGCGCAAGCTGGTGCGGCATGGCAAGAGCCCGGGGGGCTGGCAGTTGGCCTGGCTGGCGCTCAGCCTCACATTGGTGCAGGTGATCATCGCCGCTGAGTGGCTGGTGCTGACGGTGGTGAGGGAGGGGAAACCGGCCTGCCAGTACCTGCCTCTGGACTTCACGCTGGCCTCCAGCTACGTGCTGGCCCTGCTGCTGGCCGCGCTGGCCCTGTCCACCTTCTCCCTGTGTGGGAAGTTCCGCAAGTGGAAGCGTAACGGTGTCTGCCTGGTGCTCACCTGCCTGTTGTCGGTGCTGCTGTGGGCCGCCTGGGTCGGCTTCTACCTGTATGGCAACGAGGCCCTGGGCCGCTCCCCGCTGTGGGACGCGCCTGCCCTGGCCGTGGCGCTGGTGTCACACGGCTGGGTGCTGCTGCTGTTCCACGCCATCCCCGAGGTGCACTGCTGCGTGCTGCCCGCCCCGCCACCCAGCGCCCCTGACTACTTCGACACCACGCAGCCACCCCCCCGCCTGCGCGAGACCAGCTTCGACGAGGACATGCCCATACCCCACCGGCCCTACATGGAGAACCAGGCCTTCTCCTTCGACGAGCACAACGCAG CAGGCCAGGCCAGGAATACTACACAACTGTCTACGCCAGGCCAGGCCCCCCCACACAGCCTGACTACAGTGGCGCCAGATGTCAACA CTCTGCGTGCGGGGGGCTACCGCAATGGCAACATGGGTCCACGGCCCAGCGCCCCCTTCCGCAGCAACGTGTACCAGCCCACTGAGATGGCGGTGGTGCTGAATGGGGGCACG ATCCCCTCCGCCCCCCCCACCTACACGGGGCGGCACTTGTGGTGA
- the LOC136712474 gene encoding G-protein coupled receptor family C group 5 member B isoform X2 yields the protein MASCSRWLALLLLLLSLLGGGSSQNSSTPRGCGLDLPARYAALCDLEAVWGIVLEAVAGAGALTAVLLGLVLLCRLPFIGEKEKRSSVGLLLLVLLGALGLFALSFTYIIQPDERVCIARRALWGVLFALCFSCLLAQGWRLRKLVRHGKSPGGWQLAWLALSLTLVQVIIAAEWLVLTVVREGKPACQYLPLDFTLASSYVLALLLAALALSTFSLCGKFRKWKRNGVCLVLTCLLSVLLWAAWVGFYLYGNEALGRSPLWDAPALAVALVSHGWVLLLFHAIPEVHCCVLPAPPPSAPDYFDTTQPPPRLRETSFDEDMPIPHRPYMENQAFSFDEHNAALRAGGYRNGNMGPRPSAPFRSNVYQPTEMAVVLNGGTIPSAPPTYTGRHLW from the exons ATGGCGAGTTGCTCCCGATGGCTggccctcctgctgctgctgctgtccctgCTGGGGGGTGGCTCCTCCCAGAACTCCAGCACCCCCCGGGGCTGCGGCCTGGACTTGCCCGCCCGCTACGCTGCGCTGTGTGACCTGGAGGCGGTGTGGGGCATCGTGCTGGAGGCGGTGGCAGGTGCTGGGGCGCTGACCGCCGTGCTGCTGGGCCTGGTGCTGCTCTGCCGCCTGCCCTTCATCGGCGAGAAGGAGAAGCGCAGCTCTGTGGGGCTCCTACTGCTGGTGCTGCTGGGCGCGCTGGGACTCTTCGCCCTGAGCTTCACCTACATCATCCAGCCGGACGAGAGGGTGTGCATCGCCCGCCGCGCACTGTGGGGGGTGCTCTTCGCCCTCTGCTTCTCCTGCCTGCTGGCCCAGGGCTGGCGGCTGCGCAAGCTGGTGCGGCATGGCAAGAGCCCGGGGGGCTGGCAGTTGGCCTGGCTGGCGCTCAGCCTCACATTGGTGCAGGTGATCATCGCCGCTGAGTGGCTGGTGCTGACGGTGGTGAGGGAGGGGAAACCGGCCTGCCAGTACCTGCCTCTGGACTTCACGCTGGCCTCCAGCTACGTGCTGGCCCTGCTGCTGGCCGCGCTGGCCCTGTCCACCTTCTCCCTGTGTGGGAAGTTCCGCAAGTGGAAGCGTAACGGTGTCTGCCTGGTGCTCACCTGCCTGTTGTCGGTGCTGCTGTGGGCCGCCTGGGTCGGCTTCTACCTGTATGGCAACGAGGCCCTGGGCCGCTCCCCGCTGTGGGACGCGCCTGCCCTGGCCGTGGCGCTGGTGTCACACGGCTGGGTGCTGCTGCTGTTCCACGCCATCCCCGAGGTGCACTGCTGCGTGCTGCCCGCCCCGCCACCCAGCGCCCCTGACTACTTCGACACCACGCAGCCACCCCCCCGCCTGCGCGAGACCAGCTTCGACGAGGACATGCCCATACCCCACCGGCCCTACATGGAGAACCAGGCCTTCTCCTTCGACGAGCACAACGCAG CTCTGCGTGCGGGGGGCTACCGCAATGGCAACATGGGTCCACGGCCCAGCGCCCCCTTCCGCAGCAACGTGTACCAGCCCACTGAGATGGCGGTGGTGCTGAATGGGGGCACG ATCCCCTCCGCCCCCCCCACCTACACGGGGCGGCACTTGTGGTGA